The Primulina eburnea isolate SZY01 chromosome 6, ASM2296580v1, whole genome shotgun sequence genome contains a region encoding:
- the LOC140835288 gene encoding uncharacterized protein, with protein MKIAQSFTSVAYPQANGQNEVTNRIIVQALKARLHGKGKDWVEELPSVLWAYRTTPRSSTQETPYSLVYGSEAVLPVEIGQPSTRIESYPSNNDQARAIELDLVEERRDRAAIRMEAYRNRVIKSYNRHVRLRDFQVGDLVMKKIKPVGDVGKLEARWEGPFKIVRRVSSGAAYYLEDSQGHVLKRP; from the coding sequence ATGAAGATCGCTCAATCCTTCACCTCAGTAGCCTATCCTCAAGCCAATGGCCAGAATGAAGTGACTAATCGGATCATTGTGCAAGCATTAAAGGCCCGGCTTCATGGAAAGGGTAAGGACTGGGTGGAAGAGCTACCGAGTGTATTATGGGCGTATCGAACTACACCACGATCATCTACCCAAGAAACACCTTACAGTCTTGTATATGGTTCAGAAGCAGTCCTACCTGTGGAGATTGGGCAACCTTCTACTCGGATAGAATCTTATCCAAGCAACAACGATCAGGCCCGGGCCATTGAACTTGATCTAGTTGAAGAAAGGAGAGACCGGGCAGCCATTCGAATGGAGGCTTATCGCAATCGGGTAATAAAGTCCTACAACAGGCATGTTCGATTACGAGATTTTCAGGTGGGAGACTTGGTTATGAAAAAAATCAAGCCAGTAGGTGACGTGGGAAAATTAGAAGCAAGGTGGGAAGGACCCTTCAAAATAGTTCGAAGGGTCAGCTCGGGTGCAGCTTATTATCTCGAAGATTCTCAAGGACACGTTCTTAAGAGGCCATGA